From Aquificota bacterium, one genomic window encodes:
- a CDS encoding 3'-5' exonuclease, with protein sequence MKEILLESTFVSIDIEATGFDPSKSDIIEIACVRVEGGIITERFSTLVNPGYPLPQRITELTGITNAMLVGKPKIEEVLPKFLKFIGDSILVAHRVEKDIAFIDKYYRRLYGKRFRPPHICTLSLAKNVLPNLKRYSLKDLADQFGIEYRRIHRAMDDAQITALVFLELLKILWHRLGIGDYLEVKRLSKG encoded by the coding sequence ATGAAAGAAATTCTCCTTGAAAGCACCTTTGTCAGCATAGACATAGAAGCTACAGGTTTTGACCCATCAAAGTCCGACATTATTGAAATAGCCTGTGTAAGGGTAGAAGGGGGTATAATCACGGAGAGGTTTTCCACCCTTGTAAACCCTGGCTATCCCTTACCCCAAAGAATAACAGAGCTTACGGGCATTACTAACGCCATGCTTGTAGGAAAGCCAAAGATAGAAGAGGTCCTTCCTAAGTTTTTAAAATTTATTGGAGACAGCATTTTGGTAGCCCATAGAGTAGAAAAGGACATAGCTTTTATTGACAAGTATTACAGAAGGCTTTATGGCAAGAGGTTTAGACCTCCCCATATATGCACGCTAAGCCTGGCCAAAAACGTGCTTCCAAACCTAAAAAGGTATTCCCTCAAGGACCTCGCAGACCAGTTTGGCATAGAGTATAGGAGGATCCATAGAGCGATGGACGATGCCCAGATAACGGCACTGGTATTCCTTGAGCTTCTAAAAATACTTTGGCACAGGCTTGGCATAGGAGACTACCTTGAGGTCAAAAGGCTTTCAAAGGGTTGA
- a CDS encoding NAD(P)/FAD-dependent oxidoreductase encodes MDYDVILLGGGLAYTGAELLRNAGLKVAIVEKDPSHLGGVCLHKGCVPTKLYLFEARKAYDLKNSSLLSVKEIAFDLKSLKGKKERLTKSLRDQIERLLKGVDFIYGYGELVEPHVVEVEGKRLSAKHIIINTGKSYPLEPNGDHLLELEEVPESLKIAGDDPLAFEFACMFVLMNCKVELYFEEGSLDFMHPSIRGRLLKMLKDINISLMPLSDAPKENIYWIKRRVPNTKCIKVEIFMDDLGHIVVDKNYETSLKDHYAVGDVNGMAELAHASRVQALSVAKRIIKGQGFFTPPYKIPYVLYTQPLSYAKVGFTKRELEKKGIEFSEKSVSLRAFAVGGIYHTEEGMAFLYFDKKGFLLGAEVFSRDAGEIIGNLTVSLFSELNLDMLSRLCLPHPTLGEVIFMRV; translated from the coding sequence ATGGATTATGATGTGATCCTTTTGGGAGGAGGGCTTGCCTACACGGGCGCAGAGCTTTTGAGGAATGCGGGCCTAAAGGTGGCCATAGTAGAAAAGGACCCTTCCCACCTTGGCGGCGTTTGCCTCCATAAAGGCTGTGTTCCCACCAAGCTTTACCTCTTTGAGGCGAGAAAGGCCTATGACCTAAAAAACTCTTCCCTTCTCTCTGTAAAGGAGATTGCCTTTGACCTAAAAAGCTTAAAAGGAAAGAAGGAAAGGCTTACAAAAAGTTTGAGAGACCAGATAGAGAGGCTTTTAAAGGGTGTGGACTTTATCTACGGCTACGGTGAGCTGGTAGAGCCACATGTGGTAGAAGTGGAAGGAAAAAGGCTAAGCGCCAAGCATATCATCATAAACACGGGAAAGTCCTATCCCTTGGAGCCAAACGGAGACCATCTTTTGGAACTGGAAGAAGTTCCAGAAAGTTTAAAGATAGCGGGTGATGATCCTCTGGCCTTTGAGTTTGCCTGCATGTTTGTCCTCATGAATTGTAAGGTGGAGCTTTACTTTGAAGAGGGAAGCCTTGACTTTATGCACCCTTCCATAAGAGGAAGGCTCTTAAAGATGCTTAAGGATATAAATATAAGCCTTATGCCTTTATCTGATGCACCAAAGGAGAACATCTATTGGATAAAAAGGAGGGTGCCAAACACTAAATGTATAAAGGTAGAAATATTCATGGATGACCTCGGCCACATAGTTGTGGACAAAAACTATGAGACCTCTTTGAAGGACCACTATGCGGTGGGTGATGTAAACGGCATGGCGGAGCTTGCCCACGCCAGCAGGGTTCAAGCCCTTTCTGTGGCAAAAAGGATAATAAAGGGCCAAGGCTTTTTCACACCACCTTACAAAATTCCATACGTTTTATACACCCAGCCCCTATCTTACGCAAAGGTGGGCTTTACCAAAAGGGAGCTTGAGAAGAAGGGAATAGAGTTTAGCGAAAAAAGCGTAAGCCTTAGGGCCTTTGCGGTAGGAGGCATATACCACACGGAAGAAGGTATGGCCTTTTTGTACTTTGACAAGAAGGGCTTTCTGCTTGGTGCAGAAGTCTTCTCAAGGGATGCGGGAGAGATTATAGGAAACCTTACAGTAAGTCTTTTCTCCGAGCTGAACCTTGATATGCTTTCAAGGCTCTGCCTTCCACATCCCACCTTGGGAGAGGTGATTTTTATGAGGGTTTGA
- a CDS encoding molecular chaperone TorD family protein, which translates to MSVYKAYVYSFLSVAFSYPSEELLEELWGGLDDLSLSLKELGIEFDVEALRRVIEESKRRVLDLKGEWTSLFSTSLKAPANETAYEMDKAARRAWELADIEGFYKAFGLDVKPPMEPDSLVAELEFMAYLIKKEMYAEERGMEEEAKITKEAYTNFFRDHLGRWYRIFTDLVKENTEEEYYKLMATLLRLFLDSQREGIEGIKDIEEYRKEVLEGSTWRCGF; encoded by the coding sequence ATGAGTGTATATAAGGCTTATGTTTATAGCTTTCTTTCGGTGGCCTTTTCTTACCCTTCGGAGGAACTCCTGGAAGAACTGTGGGGAGGTCTTGATGACCTCTCCCTCTCTTTAAAGGAGCTCGGCATTGAGTTTGATGTGGAAGCCTTGCGCAGGGTTATAGAGGAGAGCAAAAGAAGGGTACTTGACCTCAAGGGAGAATGGACTTCTCTTTTCTCCACTTCTTTAAAAGCTCCTGCCAATGAGACAGCCTATGAGATGGATAAGGCAGCAAGGAGGGCTTGGGAGCTTGCAGACATAGAGGGCTTTTACAAAGCCTTTGGGCTTGATGTAAAGCCACCTATGGAGCCAGACAGCCTTGTGGCGGAGCTTGAGTTTATGGCCTACCTGATAAAGAAGGAGATGTATGCAGAGGAAAGAGGAATGGAGGAAGAGGCAAAGATAACAAAGGAGGCTTATACTAACTTTTTCAGGGACCATCTGGGAAGATGGTATAGGATATTCACAGACCTTGTGAAGGAAAACACGGAGGAAGAGTACTACAAGCTTATGGCTACCCTTTTAAGGCTTTTCTTAGACAGCCAAAGGGAAGGTATAGAAGGTATAAAGGATATAGAAGAATACAGAAAGGAAGTGCTGGAAGGCTCCACCTGGAGGTGTGGCTTTTAA
- a CDS encoding 2-oxo acid dehydrogenase subunit E2, protein MDYEVLMPQFSDTMERGKVVRWLKKEGDFVKKGEVIAEIEAEKAVMELQSFKRGILKRILVKEGEEVPVGKPIAIMELGEKVKETPKVEEVKKEEEKKPEEPPKVKVEVQEKVELPPGFASPYARLLAKEKGIDLQELQKEERLASPAHAKDIEEFLKERHFTPKALELLKEYELSVEELLKELPDRKIDEDLLLAYVEEKNIPKKVPISFAQKSLISNLSKSFVVPHYHIYEVFDLSLIPWDKDITLTHWLIKIVGDAMQYFERLRAVYKEDHYLIYPSSNVGFAVAVGDELYAPVVKDVQRKGLREIAQEVRELRKKAEEGRLSLEDISGATLTISNLGMFGIRAFDAVIPYGQVCIMAVGMQDQEGKVHITFTFDHRVVNGFHAALFVKHLKEKVLDKNYIKMLRR, encoded by the coding sequence ATGGACTATGAGGTTTTGATGCCACAGTTTTCAGACACTATGGAGAGGGGGAAGGTGGTAAGGTGGCTAAAAAAGGAGGGGGACTTTGTGAAAAAGGGGGAGGTTATAGCAGAAATTGAGGCCGAAAAGGCCGTTATGGAGCTTCAAAGCTTCAAAAGGGGTATTCTAAAAAGGATACTGGTAAAGGAAGGGGAAGAGGTGCCGGTGGGCAAGCCCATAGCCATCATGGAGCTGGGAGAAAAGGTAAAGGAAACTCCTAAGGTGGAAGAGGTAAAAAAGGAAGAGGAGAAAAAACCAGAGGAACCTCCAAAGGTAAAGGTGGAGGTGCAAGAAAAAGTGGAACTTCCTCCCGGCTTTGCCTCTCCTTATGCAAGGCTTTTGGCAAAGGAGAAGGGCATAGACCTTCAAGAGCTACAAAAGGAGGAAAGGCTTGCCTCCCCAGCCCATGCCAAGGACATAGAGGAGTTTTTAAAGGAAAGGCACTTCACACCAAAGGCCCTTGAGCTTTTAAAGGAGTATGAGCTAAGCGTAGAAGAGCTTCTGAAGGAACTTCCAGACAGGAAGATTGACGAGGACCTCCTTTTGGCCTACGTAGAAGAGAAGAACATACCAAAGAAGGTGCCCATCTCCTTTGCTCAAAAGAGCCTAATTTCCAACCTTTCAAAGAGCTTTGTGGTCCCACACTACCACATATACGAGGTCTTTGATCTCTCTCTCATACCTTGGGACAAAGATATCACCCTCACCCATTGGCTCATAAAGATTGTGGGCGATGCCATGCAATACTTTGAAAGGTTAAGGGCTGTGTATAAAGAGGACCACTACCTTATATACCCTTCCTCCAACGTGGGCTTTGCCGTGGCTGTAGGTGATGAGCTTTATGCCCCCGTGGTAAAGGATGTGCAAAGGAAGGGCCTGAGGGAGATAGCCCAAGAGGTAAGAGAGCTAAGGAAAAAGGCGGAAGAGGGAAGGCTTAGCCTTGAGGACATAAGCGGTGCTACCCTCACCATATCCAACCTTGGCATGTTTGGCATAAGAGCCTTTGATGCGGTCATCCCTTACGGTCAAGTATGTATAATGGCCGTGGGCATGCAGGACCAAGAGGGCAAGGTACACATTACCTTCACCTTTGACCACAGGGTGGTAAACGGCTTTCACGCAGCCCTCTTTGTGAAGCACCTAAAGGAGAAGGTCTTGGACAAAAACTACATAAAGATGCTACGGAGATAA
- a CDS encoding pyruvate dehydrogenase produces the protein MSQTLAEKFYYFMKLGREFEVRCKEEYLKGNISGFLHLAIGEEAVHVGAVVGFGKGDLFCPYREHVLALARGIDPKLIMAELFGKATGVSKGKGGSMHLYEPKMDFYGGNAIVAAHIPHAVGAAYARKLMGEKAGVLCIFGDGATNNGTFFEAINMASLWEVPVLFLCENNYYAIGTHISRSSAIKEIHLKARDYMPTEVVDGMDVFAVYEAVLRAKAYIEEYGKPYFIEAITYRFEGHSMADKGDYRSPREIEMFKKRDPIKLLVERSLKEGWLTEEQIRIIDQKVEAIVEESVQFALSSPEPSEEELYTDIYCGVCSDVIP, from the coding sequence ATGAGCCAGACACTGGCGGAGAAGTTCTATTACTTTATGAAGCTTGGGAGGGAGTTTGAGGTAAGGTGTAAGGAAGAGTATTTGAAAGGGAACATATCGGGCTTTTTGCACCTTGCCATAGGGGAGGAGGCGGTGCATGTGGGTGCGGTGGTGGGCTTTGGCAAGGGAGACCTTTTCTGTCCTTACAGGGAGCATGTTTTAGCTTTGGCAAGGGGCATAGACCCAAAGCTCATAATGGCTGAGCTCTTTGGAAAGGCCACGGGCGTTTCAAAGGGTAAGGGTGGTTCTATGCACCTTTATGAGCCCAAGATGGATTTTTATGGTGGCAACGCCATAGTGGCGGCACATATTCCCCATGCGGTAGGCGCAGCCTATGCCAGAAAGCTCATGGGCGAAAAGGCGGGTGTTTTGTGTATATTTGGAGATGGAGCCACAAACAACGGCACCTTCTTTGAAGCTATAAACATGGCCTCCCTTTGGGAGGTGCCAGTTTTATTTCTCTGTGAAAACAACTACTACGCCATAGGCACACACATATCAAGGTCCTCGGCCATAAAGGAAATACATCTTAAGGCAAGGGATTACATGCCCACAGAGGTAGTGGACGGCATGGATGTCTTTGCCGTCTATGAGGCTGTCCTTAGGGCAAAGGCCTACATAGAAGAGTATGGAAAGCCATACTTTATAGAGGCTATTACCTACAGGTTTGAGGGCCACTCTATGGCAGACAAGGGAGATTACAGGTCTCCAAGGGAGATTGAAATGTTCAAAAAGAGGGACCCAATAAAGCTTCTTGTGGAAAGGTCCTTAAAGGAAGGGTGGCTCACAGAAGAACAGATAAGGATCATAGACCAAAAGGTGGAGGCAATAGTGGAAGAATCTGTCCAGTTCGCCCTAAGCTCTCCAGAGCCCTCTGAGGAGGAGCTATACACGGATATATACTGCGGAGTGTGTTCTGATGTTATACCGTGA
- a CDS encoding 4Fe-4S dicluster domain-containing protein, translating to MKAYNWQLKREINYPYEVKRPKRQFAVVMDLNKCIACQTCTVACKTTWTPGRGQEYMLWNNVETKPYGFYPLGWDVRLLELLEGNKKTVFDAPEGERVLGWKPEDMDWMYPNIGEDEVNEPVDIGTVLESLPHPIWMFYLPRICNHCTYPACVAACPRQAIYKREEDGIVLIDPERCEGYQECVKACPYKKTMFNFVARISQKCIGCFPRVEEGLQPQCVITCIGKIRLMGFISPPEKARPDNPIDFLVHIKKVALPLYPQSGLEPNVYYIPPINVPIKFLKQMFGDGAEHAVKTYMAMREGKEPELQALLHLFGSTPRIPYSFAVGPKEVIAYDEKGKEIVRVPLVEPLQSRPHKDERLEVVRQDIP from the coding sequence ATGAAAGCTTATAACTGGCAACTAAAAAGGGAAATCAACTATCCCTACGAGGTCAAAAGGCCAAAAAGGCAGTTTGCAGTAGTCATGGACCTAAACAAATGTATAGCCTGTCAGACATGTACTGTAGCTTGTAAGACCACATGGACTCCCGGAAGAGGCCAGGAGTACATGCTTTGGAACAACGTGGAAACAAAGCCTTACGGCTTTTATCCCCTTGGCTGGGATGTGAGGCTCCTTGAGCTTTTGGAAGGCAATAAAAAGACTGTCTTTGATGCGCCGGAGGGTGAAAGGGTGTTGGGCTGGAAACCGGAGGATATGGATTGGATGTATCCAAACATAGGAGAGGATGAGGTAAACGAGCCCGTGGACATAGGCACTGTGCTTGAATCCTTGCCGCACCCCATATGGATGTTCTACCTACCAAGGATATGCAATCACTGTACTTACCCCGCCTGCGTTGCCGCCTGCCCAAGGCAGGCCATATACAAAAGGGAAGAGGATGGCATAGTCCTTATAGACCCAGAAAGATGCGAAGGCTACCAGGAATGTGTAAAAGCCTGTCCCTACAAGAAGACCATGTTTAATTTTGTAGCGAGGATATCTCAAAAGTGCATAGGTTGTTTCCCAAGGGTGGAAGAGGGGCTTCAGCCTCAATGTGTTATAACATGCATAGGCAAGATAAGGCTCATGGGCTTTATAAGCCCGCCAGAGAAGGCAAGGCCAGACAATCCTATAGACTTTTTGGTGCATATAAAGAAGGTTGCCCTCCCCCTATATCCTCAAAGCGGGCTTGAGCCTAACGTCTATTACATACCACCCATAAATGTTCCTATTAAGTTTCTCAAGCAAATGTTTGGTGATGGTGCGGAGCATGCGGTAAAGACCTACATGGCCATGAGAGAAGGCAAAGAGCCGGAGCTTCAAGCCCTTTTACACCTCTTTGGTTCCACGCCAAGGATACCATACTCCTTTGCAGTGGGGCCAAAGGAAGTTATAGCCTACGATGAGAAGGGTAAGGAAATAGTGAGGGTACCCCTTGTGGAGCCTCTTCAGAGCAGGCCTCATAAGGATGAAAGGCTTGAGGTTGTGAGACAAGATATACCTTGA
- a CDS encoding alpha-ketoacid dehydrogenase subunit beta, translating into MLYRDALNLALDHVMEHDSRVVILGEDVGFYGGNYKVTDGLYVKYGPKRVIDTPIAENSIVGTAIGMAMMGLRPVAEIMTVNFAMLAMDQFVNQMAKLRYMSGGKIFLPLVVRMPQGVAKQLAAQHSQSLEHMFASIPGLYVFCASDSISAYHGLLYAIRMDDPVVFLEHTLLYGMDFPFEYVKDFDPFRARVLKEGKDITVVSYLKMVHDVLKACQWLEEKDGISCEVIDLVSLRPIDFETIYQSVKKTKRLVVVYEAPKSLGLGAEISARVSEELFYFLDAPPLRIAGEEVPIPYNRKLELLAIPTPEKIYSQILSWSKRHGL; encoded by the coding sequence ATGTTATACCGTGATGCCCTAAACCTTGCCCTTGACCATGTCATGGAGCATGACAGCAGGGTGGTCATACTGGGTGAGGATGTGGGCTTTTACGGTGGCAACTACAAGGTGACCGATGGCCTCTATGTGAAGTATGGGCCAAAGAGGGTCATAGACACGCCCATAGCGGAAAACTCCATAGTGGGCACTGCCATAGGTATGGCCATGATGGGCCTTCGCCCTGTGGCTGAGATAATGACGGTAAACTTTGCCATGCTGGCCATGGACCAGTTTGTAAACCAGATGGCAAAGCTAAGATACATGAGCGGTGGGAAGATCTTTCTACCCCTTGTAGTAAGGATGCCTCAAGGTGTGGCAAAACAGCTTGCAGCACAGCACTCTCAAAGCCTTGAGCATATGTTTGCCAGCATACCGGGCCTTTATGTCTTCTGCGCCTCCGACTCTATTAGCGCCTACCATGGTCTTTTGTATGCCATAAGGATGGATGACCCTGTGGTCTTTTTGGAGCATACACTCCTTTATGGTATGGACTTTCCCTTTGAGTATGTTAAAGACTTTGACCCCTTTAGGGCAAGGGTGCTAAAGGAGGGGAAGGACATAACGGTGGTCTCCTACCTTAAGATGGTCCATGATGTGCTAAAGGCATGCCAGTGGCTTGAGGAAAAGGATGGCATATCTTGCGAGGTCATAGACCTTGTCTCTTTGAGGCCCATAGACTTTGAAACCATATACCAGTCTGTCAAAAAGACGAAGAGGCTTGTGGTGGTCTATGAGGCTCCAAAAAGCCTTGGGCTTGGTGCGGAGATAAGCGCAAGGGTATCAGAAGAACTCTTTTACTTCCTTGATGCTCCACCGCTTAGGATAGCGGGGGAGGAGGTACCCATACCTTACAACAGGAAGCTTGAGCTTTTGGCCATACCCACTCCGGAGAAGATATACAGCCAAATACTAAGCTGGAGCAAAAGGCATGGACTATGA
- a CDS encoding PBP1A family penicillin-binding protein, translating to MRKLLSIAVIAFGFLFLLGFITVALLSVGLPSVETLKDWKPPVATVVYDAKDRPFGDVALQRRYYVELKDIPLHVRQAFISAEDKNFYKHPGIDPIAILRAIFANIRHGEVRQGASTITQQVARNLFLTPDRSIKRKIREALLALKIERHFTKDQILEMYLNYIYLGQGAYGVEAASRIYFGKSVKDLTVDEAAILAGLPKAPTKYNPFRNPEKVKERRDYVLTRMYEDGYLNEEDYKRLIEKPIKVRLENRYYGMDYFLDFVKEYLIEKYGEVVLAGGYKVYTTVDKDLQEHARKALKRGIERVAKANGIPFLPEDPYEIEKKYQEQTVEEKPGKVYIGKVVSVEGDSLVVELKDRQYEVDRTSLPVEKGDYVLVRFYKSKKGLKVEVLPDLQGALVSLDAKTGAIKAMVGGYSYLRSTFNRAVYAKRQPGSAIKPIIYLAALMKGYTQATLIDATPRSFYDPSTGKEWTPDNYEGAEYGKVTLRTALAKSINTATVNLLADIGFDTPIEIGKLLGIELKPYYSMALGSIEVTPLQLTSAFQAFANLGTFCKPYFIRKIVGPDGSILEENSPQCQQVLPPQETRVLVDMLRAVVLEGTAVAASSLQRVVAGKTGTTNDYMDAWFVGFSPDIVAGVWVGFDIKRSMGKGMAGARVALPIWIDYMSVASYMYPYSDFPIPDGVVVVNCPQPMLFVAGTEGACKGEEPNQSNELEGIVDPKYMKKEEGPKVKEIP from the coding sequence GTGCGAAAGCTTCTTTCCATTGCTGTAATAGCCTTTGGCTTTTTGTTCCTTCTGGGCTTTATAACAGTAGCCCTTCTTTCCGTCGGCCTTCCATCGGTGGAAACACTAAAAGACTGGAAGCCACCTGTTGCCACAGTGGTCTATGATGCTAAGGACAGGCCCTTTGGTGATGTAGCATTGCAAAGAAGATATTATGTGGAGCTAAAGGATATACCCCTTCATGTAAGACAAGCCTTTATATCCGCAGAGGATAAGAACTTTTACAAACACCCAGGTATTGACCCCATAGCCATACTGAGGGCCATTTTTGCCAACATAAGACATGGAGAGGTTAGACAGGGAGCATCCACCATAACACAGCAGGTGGCAAGAAACCTCTTCCTCACACCAGATAGAAGCATAAAAAGAAAGATAAGGGAAGCCCTTCTGGCTTTAAAGATTGAAAGGCATTTTACAAAGGACCAGATATTGGAGATGTATCTTAACTACATATACTTGGGTCAAGGCGCCTACGGCGTGGAAGCCGCCTCAAGGATATACTTTGGAAAGTCGGTAAAAGACCTAACTGTGGATGAGGCTGCCATCCTTGCCGGCCTTCCAAAGGCGCCCACTAAGTATAACCCTTTTAGAAATCCTGAAAAGGTCAAAGAAAGAAGAGACTATGTGCTTACGCGTATGTATGAGGATGGATATTTAAATGAGGAAGACTATAAAAGGCTTATTGAAAAGCCTATAAAGGTAAGGCTTGAAAACAGATACTATGGAATGGACTACTTCCTTGACTTTGTAAAGGAATATTTGATTGAAAAGTATGGTGAAGTGGTCCTTGCTGGCGGGTATAAGGTATATACCACCGTGGATAAGGACCTACAAGAGCATGCAAGAAAGGCTCTAAAGCGTGGAATAGAAAGGGTTGCAAAGGCCAACGGCATACCTTTTTTGCCAGAGGACCCCTATGAGATAGAAAAGAAATATCAAGAACAAACTGTAGAAGAAAAGCCGGGCAAGGTATACATAGGCAAGGTTGTAAGCGTAGAGGGTGATAGCCTTGTAGTTGAGCTAAAAGACAGACAGTATGAAGTGGACAGAACAAGCCTTCCTGTAGAAAAGGGAGATTATGTGCTTGTGAGGTTTTACAAAAGTAAAAAAGGTCTAAAGGTAGAGGTGCTTCCAGACCTTCAAGGTGCCTTGGTAAGCCTTGACGCAAAAACGGGAGCAATAAAGGCCATGGTGGGAGGTTATTCTTATCTTAGAAGCACCTTTAACAGAGCTGTATACGCCAAGCGCCAGCCCGGTTCTGCCATAAAGCCCATTATCTACCTTGCCGCTCTTATGAAAGGTTATACGCAAGCCACTCTTATAGATGCAACCCCAAGAAGTTTTTATGACCCTTCCACGGGTAAGGAGTGGACGCCAGACAATTACGAGGGTGCAGAGTATGGAAAGGTAACCCTAAGGACAGCCCTGGCCAAAAGTATAAACACGGCTACGGTAAACCTCCTTGCAGATATAGGCTTTGACACACCTATAGAAATTGGAAAACTTTTAGGAATTGAATTAAAACCTTATTATTCCATGGCCCTTGGTAGCATAGAGGTTACACCCCTCCAGCTTACCTCAGCATTTCAGGCTTTTGCCAATCTTGGCACTTTTTGTAAGCCCTATTTTATAAGAAAGATAGTAGGTCCAGACGGGTCCATACTGGAAGAGAATTCTCCCCAATGTCAGCAAGTCCTTCCGCCCCAAGAGACGAGGGTTTTGGTTGATATGCTAAGAGCTGTAGTTCTTGAAGGCACGGCAGTGGCTGCAAGCTCCTTGCAAAGGGTAGTGGCTGGAAAGACTGGCACAACAAACGATTATATGGACGCATGGTTTGTGGGCTTTTCTCCCGATATTGTGGCGGGTGTTTGGGTAGGCTTTGATATAAAGAGAAGTATGGGCAAAGGTATGGCTGGCGCAAGGGTGGCCTTGCCCATATGGATAGATTACATGTCCGTAGCAAGTTATATGTATCCATATAGCGATTTTCCCATCCCCGATGGTGTGGTGGTGGTAAACTGTCCACAACCTATGCTCTTTGTGGCAGGCACAGAAGGTGCGTGTAAGGGAGAAGAACCTAATCAAAGCAATGAGCTTGAAGGTATAGTGGACCCAAAGTATATGAAGAAGGAAGAGGGTCCTAAGGTAAAGGAGATACCTTAA
- a CDS encoding nitrate reductase, which yields MIVIKFLAFGLLLLSLSFAQELISKRVSKTTVDPFDKVWDQAKEVEVPLSGQAVTTPMKLKPTVNSIRVKSVNDGKYIAFLLVWEDKTQDRFHLVDAFPDAVAIQIPYKPSSDVPVTMGDKGQRVLILHWTASREENLEHGYADVSKIYPNAVYDWYPHATPPYKYPEDWANQYALNYIGGEKVFRKNTLKTPVREIVAEGFGSTTWKDIQGAEGKGVYKDGKWYVVIRRAFVEENTSNPDWGPGKATFITFAVWDGSAGDVGARKVLSYSWIPLKVE from the coding sequence ATGATAGTTATAAAGTTTTTGGCTTTTGGCTTGCTTTTACTTAGCCTTTCTTTTGCGCAGGAACTCATATCCAAAAGGGTTTCTAAGACCACCGTAGACCCCTTTGACAAGGTATGGGATCAGGCAAAGGAGGTGGAAGTTCCCCTCTCCGGTCAAGCTGTTACCACACCCATGAAGCTAAAACCTACTGTAAACAGCATAAGGGTAAAGAGTGTAAACGACGGCAAGTATATAGCCTTTTTGCTTGTATGGGAAGACAAAACCCAGGACAGGTTCCACCTTGTAGATGCCTTTCCCGATGCGGTAGCCATTCAAATACCTTACAAGCCTTCAAGCGATGTACCAGTTACAATGGGTGATAAGGGACAGAGGGTTTTAATACTCCATTGGACAGCATCAAGGGAGGAAAACTTGGAGCATGGCTATGCGGATGTTTCCAAAATATACCCCAATGCAGTCTACGACTGGTATCCCCACGCCACACCACCCTATAAATATCCAGAGGACTGGGCAAACCAATATGCCCTTAACTACATAGGAGGGGAAAAGGTCTTCAGAAAGAACACGCTAAAGACCCCTGTTAGAGAGATAGTGGCTGAGGGTTTTGGTTCTACCACATGGAAGGATATACAGGGAGCGGAAGGAAAGGGTGTTTACAAGGATGGAAAATGGTATGTGGTTATAAGGAGGGCCTTCGTGGAAGAGAATACGAGCAATCCCGACTGGGGACCCGGTAAGGCAACCTTTATAACCTTTGCAGTCTGGGATGGTTCTGCTGGCGATGTGGGTGCAAGGAAGGTGCTAAGCTACTCATGGATACCTTTAAAGGTGGAGTGA